The Lysinibacillus pakistanensis genome includes a window with the following:
- a CDS encoding DEAD/DEAH box helicase, with amino-acid sequence MMTINAPSPFSKKLQLQIEVAQEGYFTLQGFTADGVALEADALISSLFFNYEENVYGLLSNRTDSTVEVSSSELLDIVSPRYQHPFIEWHGKNTESNNWLEKISILQAYWQEPKLWSYADIADDFSALTFSIAGIDTALLEIAVQQKLNQAGLVLADVPKLMPFFQRGGWPLEQNRQAGAITVSLRLSEPEEDADVWLLETVLSTATTKNYWTPAIRKQSHPIVEALPVKWQIFAEDIEQQQAQIADLLSLEELRSDIFIRVMLEDLQVRTFLREDLARLQALGFEVVLPAWLKDLKQSKIRVRVSTGNVATKRVAGLDDILTFKWQFSMNGQSISPEQFKKLVDEKREFIRIGTEWFRVDANWMQEMRALMQQAEDESWTVRELLFRELPENLSSPPEEEADDEMRDDPIFAFELQQSLKSYMEQLQEKKGLPTVPVPLTLQAELRPYQQEGFEWLVFMREQGFGACLADDMGLGKTVQLISYLLYLYETADLTKPSIIICPTSVLGNWQKEIARFAPSLIVHTHYQANRAKEDVFKQLVERDKPHVILSTYGTVSQDANFLQEMSWAAVVLDEAQNIKNMQTLQSKSIRKLHGAHHIALTGTPVENRLSELWAIFDFIHKGYLGSFGRFNEEFILPIERDESEPHKQKLRAKIQPFLLRRTKRDPNLQLNLPDKQESHAYCPLTTEQASLYEGYILETLDQLEQLTGFQKKGRVLKMLSKLKQLCNHPALYLKEPFEDAETMLTRSTKLERIVQMAAEIVDNGEQCLIFTQYIGMGQLLQHCFSELYNVDAPFLTGAMPKQQRDRLVEAFQAGDFPIFILSLKAGGTGLNLTAANHVLHADRWWNPAVENQATDRAYRIGQTQFVQVHKFVTIGTIEEKIDKMLAQKSALSEELIQSSQWLTELEDDELRALMTLDF; translated from the coding sequence ATGATGACTATCAATGCTCCTTCCCCATTTTCAAAAAAACTACAACTTCAGATTGAAGTCGCTCAGGAAGGTTATTTTACATTACAAGGCTTTACAGCTGATGGCGTGGCACTAGAAGCAGATGCACTTATTTCTTCATTATTTTTTAACTATGAGGAAAATGTCTATGGTTTGTTAAGTAATCGGACAGATTCTACTGTTGAGGTTTCCTCGTCAGAGCTTCTTGATATAGTTTCACCACGCTATCAGCATCCATTTATAGAATGGCATGGGAAAAATACTGAGAGTAACAATTGGCTAGAAAAAATCTCAATTTTGCAAGCGTATTGGCAAGAACCAAAACTTTGGTCATACGCCGATATAGCTGATGACTTTTCCGCACTGACTTTCTCTATTGCAGGTATAGATACAGCATTATTAGAAATAGCTGTTCAGCAAAAGCTCAATCAAGCTGGCCTTGTATTAGCTGATGTACCAAAGCTGATGCCATTTTTCCAACGTGGTGGCTGGCCATTAGAACAAAATCGTCAGGCTGGTGCAATTACAGTCTCCTTACGCTTGAGTGAACCGGAGGAGGATGCAGATGTTTGGCTTTTAGAAACGGTCCTTAGCACTGCTACTACTAAAAACTATTGGACACCTGCCATTCGTAAGCAGTCGCATCCAATAGTTGAAGCCCTACCTGTAAAATGGCAGATATTCGCTGAGGACATTGAACAGCAGCAAGCTCAAATTGCTGATCTTCTTTCTTTGGAAGAGTTACGGAGTGATATTTTTATCCGTGTGATGTTAGAAGATTTACAAGTACGAACTTTTTTACGTGAGGATCTCGCTAGATTACAGGCACTGGGCTTTGAGGTAGTACTTCCCGCTTGGCTTAAGGATTTAAAGCAATCCAAAATCCGTGTTCGTGTGAGTACTGGTAATGTAGCAACCAAAAGGGTAGCTGGGTTAGATGATATATTAACATTTAAATGGCAATTTTCAATGAATGGACAATCGATTTCACCTGAACAATTTAAAAAGCTTGTAGATGAAAAACGTGAATTTATCCGCATTGGTACCGAATGGTTTCGAGTGGATGCGAACTGGATGCAAGAAATGCGAGCACTGATGCAGCAAGCAGAGGATGAGAGCTGGACAGTTCGTGAATTACTATTCCGAGAGTTGCCAGAAAACTTATCTTCTCCCCCCGAAGAAGAAGCTGATGATGAAATGCGAGATGATCCAATTTTCGCATTCGAGTTACAGCAATCCCTTAAATCCTATATGGAGCAGCTTCAGGAGAAAAAGGGTCTTCCAACAGTACCAGTTCCTTTAACATTACAGGCTGAATTACGACCCTATCAACAGGAAGGCTTTGAATGGCTTGTCTTTATGCGTGAACAGGGTTTTGGTGCATGCTTAGCTGATGATATGGGTCTTGGTAAAACAGTTCAGCTTATTTCTTATTTGCTTTATCTTTATGAAACAGCAGATCTTACAAAGCCCTCTATTATCATTTGTCCTACGTCAGTACTGGGTAACTGGCAAAAGGAGATTGCCCGCTTTGCGCCTTCGTTAATTGTGCATACACATTATCAGGCCAATCGAGCAAAGGAGGATGTATTTAAACAGCTAGTGGAAAGAGATAAACCACATGTGATTTTATCAACTTATGGCACCGTTTCACAGGATGCAAACTTTTTGCAAGAGATGAGTTGGGCAGCAGTTGTTCTTGATGAAGCGCAAAATATTAAAAATATGCAGACATTACAGTCAAAATCGATCCGGAAATTACATGGAGCTCATCATATTGCATTAACAGGAACACCAGTTGAAAACCGTTTATCTGAGCTCTGGGCAATATTTGACTTTATTCATAAGGGATACCTAGGAAGCTTTGGTCGATTTAATGAAGAATTTATTTTGCCGATAGAAAGAGATGAATCAGAGCCTCATAAACAAAAGCTACGTGCGAAAATACAGCCTTTCTTACTGCGTCGTACAAAACGGGACCCGAATTTACAGCTTAATTTACCAGATAAACAAGAATCTCATGCCTATTGCCCGTTAACAACTGAGCAAGCGTCTCTATATGAAGGATATATTTTAGAAACGCTCGACCAGCTTGAGCAATTAACAGGCTTTCAGAAAAAAGGGCGCGTTTTAAAGATGCTCAGTAAATTAAAGCAATTATGTAATCATCCTGCCTTGTATTTAAAAGAACCTTTCGAGGATGCTGAAACAATGCTAACACGCTCTACCAAATTAGAACGTATCGTGCAAATGGCAGCAGAAATCGTGGACAATGGGGAGCAGTGTCTCATTTTTACTCAATATATAGGAATGGGTCAATTACTCCAGCATTGCTTTAGCGAGCTATATAACGTTGATGCACCATTTTTAACTGGCGCAATGCCTAAGCAACAGAGAGATCGCTTAGTTGAGGCTTTTCAGGCAGGAGATTTCCCTATATTTATCCTCTCCTTAAAAGCAGGTGGAACAGGGCTGAATTTAACTGCTGCAAATCATGTTTTACATGCAGATCGCTGGTGGAACCCAGCTGTGGAAAATCAAGCGA
- a CDS encoding transcriptional regulator — MMQVQYMKPFYTKITGDKLRLVFAYQYFSILKENEIFHFIPIEGKEMIINLNTQQIENLSEVFVFQKGNRFIRLPLYQLLLITNVHEHLAPILENATPKPQLPLISSVTAGEIDQLIAELEQKNLDYLIDQALLDHNKTLFFELLHQKSHQPGGFEN, encoded by the coding sequence ATGATGCAAGTTCAATATATGAAGCCATTCTATACAAAAATCACAGGAGACAAATTACGTCTCGTATTTGCTTATCAATATTTCTCTATTTTAAAAGAGAATGAGATTTTCCATTTCATTCCCATAGAAGGTAAAGAGATGATTATCAACTTGAATACGCAGCAAATTGAAAATTTATCTGAGGTCTTTGTTTTCCAAAAGGGTAATCGCTTTATTCGATTACCATTATATCAATTATTACTAATCACAAATGTTCATGAGCATCTAGCACCAATTCTTGAAAACGCTACACCAAAGCCACAGCTACCTCTTATTTCCTCTGTAACTGCTGGTGAAATCGATCAGCTTATTGCAGAATTGGAGCAAAAAAACCTAGATTATTTAATTGATCAGGCATTACTAGATCACAATAAAACACTCTTTTTTGAGCTTCTACATCAAAAGAGCCATCAACCTGGGGGTTTCGAAAATTGA
- a CDS encoding flagellin: MLGKWSATGMSILNNMNRHYDTMSRAMLRISSGYRINSAADDPAGLAISEKMRAQIRGLNMSAKNIQDGISLVQTAEGALNETHDMIQRMRELAIEAANDTLTDDDRQKLELEFQELKKEIQRISTDTEFNTKTLLNGDHATKGIKIQAGANSGQNIELFINGMGSEALGLKDASIATQEDADKAISTMDEALKRVSNERSRLGAYQNRLEHAYNANVNTAENLQAAESRIRDADIAKEMMNMVKAQILMQASQYVLAMHMQQAQSILKLLESGTMRNPRY; the protein is encoded by the coding sequence ATGCTTGGAAAGTGGTCAGCTACAGGTATGTCAATTTTGAATAATATGAACAGGCATTACGATACTATGAGCAGGGCCATGCTTCGAATTTCTTCTGGCTACCGAATCAATAGTGCAGCCGATGATCCTGCAGGACTTGCGATTTCTGAAAAAATGCGTGCCCAAATTCGTGGACTGAATATGTCTGCGAAAAATATTCAGGATGGGATTTCACTTGTGCAAACAGCTGAAGGGGCATTGAATGAGACACATGATATGATTCAGCGCATGCGTGAATTGGCAATTGAAGCAGCCAATGATACATTGACAGACGATGACAGGCAAAAGCTTGAGCTTGAGTTCCAAGAGTTAAAAAAGGAAATCCAACGCATCTCAACTGATACAGAATTTAATACAAAGACATTACTGAATGGGGATCATGCTACAAAGGGTATTAAAATTCAGGCAGGGGCAAATTCAGGTCAAAACATTGAGCTGTTCATTAATGGTATGGGCTCAGAGGCACTAGGCTTGAAGGATGCTTCTATAGCAACCCAAGAAGATGCTGATAAAGCCATTTCCACAATGGACGAGGCTTTAAAACGAGTATCAAACGAGCGCTCTCGATTAGGAGCCTATCAAAACCGACTAGAGCATGCCTATAATGCGAACGTGAACACTGCAGAAAATTTACAAGCAGCCGAGTCCCGCATTCGGGATGCCGATATCGCAAAAGAAATGATGAACATGGTCAAAGCACAAATTTTAATGCAGGCGAGTCAATATGTACTGGCAATGCATATGCAGCAGGCACAGTCCATTTTAAAATTACTTGAAAGTGGAACAATGAGGAATCCCCGATATTAA
- a CDS encoding nuclease-related domain-containing protein: MIIKPFEPSPLTKGLQALVTRLHPTHPQYQKLQQELKNKEAGDFGEQYVVKELLQMALLNECYIFHNVMLPSVFPMQIDILIIVPNAIIILEIKNIRGTVHFKNNPRQLIRTSETGEVQVFTHPEIQLEQYIQGLKHFLGKHHITIPVYGAVVFPFNNVHILRAYEGLPIIMAKELPLFLHKHIGKSKETTTEIKQIILSQLQPLTPFPLCHYYSD; this comes from the coding sequence TTGATTATAAAACCCTTCGAACCATCTCCGTTGACAAAAGGACTTCAAGCGCTTGTGACTCGTTTACACCCCACTCATCCACAATATCAAAAACTTCAGCAGGAACTTAAAAATAAAGAAGCGGGTGATTTTGGTGAGCAATATGTAGTGAAAGAGCTACTGCAAATGGCCCTCCTTAATGAATGTTACATTTTCCACAATGTTATGCTTCCCTCTGTTTTTCCCATGCAAATTGATATTTTAATCATCGTCCCCAACGCTATCATAATACTAGAAATCAAAAACATTCGAGGAACAGTCCATTTTAAAAATAATCCTCGTCAGCTCATTCGTACTTCTGAAACAGGAGAAGTGCAAGTCTTTACACATCCTGAAATACAGCTTGAACAATATATCCAAGGATTGAAGCATTTTTTAGGAAAGCATCATATTACGATACCTGTATATGGGGCTGTTGTGTTCCCATTTAATAATGTACATATTCTTAGAGCGTATGAGGGGCTGCCTATAATAATGGCAAAAGAGCTACCGTTATTTCTGCATAAACATATAGGAAAAAGCAAAGAGACAACAACAGAAATAAAACAAATTATTTTGTCGCAGTTACAGCCTTTAACGCCATTTCCGCTTTGCCATTATTACTCAGATTGA
- a CDS encoding nucleotide sugar dehydrogenase, whose product MTKSICVVGLGYIGLPTAVMFANHAIKVHGVDVNPAAVKSIQEKKLHIEENGLQERLNKAVDEGFLTASTTPQEADVFIVAVPSPINPDNTANLEYVRQATASIVPYLKKGNLVILESTVPPKTVEHVMLPELIKANLEFGVDLFVAHSPERVIPGRIFEELVNNDRIVGGIDEQSALMTKELYQTFVNGTIHLTDATTAELVKVMENTYRDVNIAFANELAKLAEKLDVNIWEAIKFANYHPRVNVHFPGPGVGGHCIAVDPWFLVELGGEQAQIIHLSRNTNDSMPSFTAQQTQAILNQNKIAGGKVAVLGLAFKGNVDDMRESPSTIVIEELQNLGLEVISYDPHIKENKHATQTQSLEEATKDADIIVVLTDHNEFKALNAADIIAQSKIVFDTKNCLNREKWEGAGFQFHLLGDAKNR is encoded by the coding sequence ATGACGAAATCAATTTGTGTCGTTGGACTTGGCTATATCGGTTTACCAACGGCTGTAATGTTTGCCAACCACGCCATAAAAGTACATGGGGTGGACGTAAACCCAGCAGCAGTAAAAAGTATTCAAGAGAAAAAACTTCATATAGAAGAAAATGGCTTGCAGGAGCGTTTGAATAAAGCCGTTGATGAAGGTTTCCTTACAGCATCAACGACACCTCAGGAAGCAGATGTATTTATCGTTGCGGTTCCATCGCCGATTAATCCTGACAATACAGCAAATTTAGAATATGTACGTCAAGCTACAGCTTCAATCGTGCCATACTTGAAAAAAGGCAACCTAGTAATTCTTGAATCAACAGTACCACCGAAAACAGTGGAACATGTGATGCTACCTGAGCTGATCAAGGCAAATCTAGAATTTGGTGTAGATTTATTTGTAGCTCACTCCCCAGAACGTGTAATTCCAGGTCGTATTTTTGAAGAATTAGTGAACAACGACCGTATTGTTGGTGGTATTGATGAACAATCTGCACTAATGACAAAAGAACTTTATCAAACATTTGTTAATGGAACAATCCACCTAACAGATGCAACAACTGCTGAGCTTGTGAAAGTAATGGAAAACACTTATCGTGATGTTAATATTGCATTTGCTAATGAGCTAGCAAAATTAGCAGAGAAACTGGATGTTAACATTTGGGAGGCGATTAAATTCGCGAACTACCACCCACGTGTGAATGTTCACTTCCCAGGACCAGGTGTAGGGGGCCACTGTATCGCTGTTGACCCATGGTTCCTAGTTGAGCTTGGTGGCGAGCAGGCACAAATTATCCATCTATCACGTAATACGAATGATAGTATGCCGAGCTTTACAGCACAACAAACACAGGCTATCTTAAATCAAAACAAAATTGCTGGTGGAAAAGTGGCAGTACTTGGACTAGCCTTCAAAGGAAATGTCGATGATATGCGCGAAAGCCCATCAACAATTGTTATTGAAGAATTACAAAACCTTGGATTAGAGGTTATTTCATACGATCCACATATTAAAGAGAACAAGCATGCTACACAAACACAAAGCTTAGAGGAAGCAACTAAAGATGCAGATATCATTGTGGTTCTAACAGATCATAATGAATTTAAGGCATTAAATGCGGCGGATATCATAGCACAATCAAAAATCGTCTTCGATACGAAAAATTGCTTAAACCGTGAAAAATGGGAGGGTGCAGGCTTCCAGTTCCACCTATTAGGAGATGCGAAAAACCGATGA
- a CDS encoding WecB/TagA/CpsF family glycosyltransferase, which translates to MKETVLGINVNTEGYDELMEMVFERIEKKQKALVVAINPEKIIKAKEDPALKKLLNEAEFQIPDGIGVILASKIQKGQIRERVTGVDMMMKLCEEASKRGKPIFLYGGKPGVADAAKAKLESLFPSIKIVGTQDGYEKNEQKVIDRINEAQPDLLFVAMGSPKQENWINANRDQLHPTIYQGVGGSFDVLAGTVKRAPEIFQKFGLEWFYRLLKEPKRIKRQIALPLFLLEVARKKH; encoded by the coding sequence ATGAAGGAAACAGTACTTGGCATAAACGTCAATACGGAAGGCTACGATGAATTAATGGAAATGGTTTTTGAGCGCATTGAAAAAAAGCAAAAGGCGCTTGTCGTTGCCATCAACCCAGAAAAAATCATTAAAGCAAAAGAGGACCCAGCTCTCAAGAAGCTTCTAAACGAAGCGGAATTTCAAATCCCAGATGGCATAGGTGTCATACTTGCCTCAAAGATTCAAAAAGGGCAAATACGTGAACGTGTTACAGGCGTTGATATGATGATGAAGCTTTGTGAGGAAGCGTCAAAACGGGGCAAACCTATTTTTCTTTACGGTGGCAAGCCTGGAGTGGCAGATGCAGCTAAAGCAAAGCTAGAATCATTATTTCCTTCTATTAAAATAGTTGGCACACAGGACGGCTATGAAAAAAATGAACAGAAGGTAATTGACCGCATTAACGAAGCACAGCCTGATTTACTTTTTGTTGCAATGGGCAGTCCAAAGCAGGAAAATTGGATAAACGCAAATCGAGATCAATTGCATCCAACTATCTATCAAGGTGTAGGAGGATCATTTGATGTACTCGCAGGTACAGTGAAGCGGGCACCGGAAATTTTCCAAAAATTTGGCCTTGAATGGTTTTACAGATTATTGAAGGAACCCAAGCGTATCAAGCGTCAAATCGCTCTTCCGCTATTTTTATTGGAAGTTGCTAGAAAGAAACATTAG
- a CDS encoding S-layer homology domain-containing protein, producing the protein MANQPKKYKKFVATAATATLVASAIVPVASAAGFTDVENNTHKDAINALSDAGIINGYADGTFKPNQTINRGQVVKLLGRWLETEGFEIPSDWETSQRFKDLPLTAEKELVKYAALAKDAGVFAGSNGNLNYTQSMQRQQMAVVLVRAINEIYDLDLIAEYKEAGFKSEISDLGAAFSAEQREAITALEYAELTNAANLPGKAFKPADSITRGQFASFLYRTINLDIAVDVDATVKAINNTTVEVTFDEEVGNIKDLDFKIEGLEVKNAAVKQSNKKVVVLTTAAQEVGKEYTVTLNGEEIGKFKGVEAVIPTAIDIVEKSQQEVVGNQVTVKAKVTVAEGQSKEGIPVTFNIINNYGDNSTGTLNQPIIAEATTNADGVATYTYTRYAQTSQQIASSDEVQAYSTGKASVRSFAKVYWASIKPLTITELTTGNSVNNGAKKQYKIKAALYHTEGYTAAFTENGQVYPAGNYVNIAYKENIDVAPDKAVKTVDVIDAYGKNLGYPAQFTTSLGDQNQGIKVVKIPVDKNGEAIVTLTGSNAELTPIVFVDNKENPQNATGNRGRFNPTELFAEAPKLTFGKIQNLQLTLDSIGTEYAAAYIGSLNSNVSTYTYENAAGDKLYRDGAGHLAILANNAALPANATLINQNNPLRAGEIVPAGFTQKFVNTNVTVPGFNSLFSATKSVHTYYNIANGDSASKQLADALFNAGGRDYKAVLKDEKGNLAPTGTQVRVSVEIGSGVKTNSGPVYLVDKNSNSIHRLTENAYNVNADKVVVNLATNAKGEVAFTLIGAKDAYATPTVFTETGDKAGLDKNDLQQVGGIAYFGDAIVKSATLTVDGKDEKTVSVGDLAAFTYQTVDQNNKPYNTYNQSNLRVTFQFTSTFAGAEVYAAKDVVNGKLVAGAKPIGYVNMGSANTSPFPVDAVDGKATVYVKATRGTTVTATASANTPSLPQNLTASAVFNLSNNEGVQPGVPVTGKVIATDLENNRLLLLLNDGVTVRDVDYSGANTQFYKGGSLVNISEQTFESNNGADLLGKEVTFTLAKDSTPTTVKNSDISSSIKFKDGAKIHLTNPNATYDFQNLTTNSVGNAEDNTTTPPTKANKVDIYVNADNVTIKNANVFGNITVGGQGSSSDYQDQKTVRKFTADNVTLNGNAYVHTNAKETFNLVNGSVFERVILEKDEKVELKNASKIGELVVKTSASIVAGDGTGTINFIATVGSANLPSIVTNALSNTPVTAETLTSVVTTSGDTVTLTFATGSNLIANDISVTDGTTTGRGTVNVTSADAATVTFTSPVASKTLYVALTKNGVTKEYSVVVNPTIGGSGTITRKY; encoded by the coding sequence ATGGCTAACCAACCAAAGAAATACAAAAAATTCGTAGCTACAGCTGCGACAGCTACATTAGTAGCTTCTGCTATCGTACCAGTGGCTTCTGCTGCAGGATTCACAGATGTAGAAAACAATACTCATAAAGATGCAATCAATGCTCTTTCTGATGCTGGTATCATCAATGGATATGCTGACGGTACATTCAAACCAAACCAAACAATTAACCGTGGTCAAGTGGTTAAATTATTAGGTCGTTGGTTAGAAACTGAAGGCTTTGAGATTCCATCTGATTGGGAAACATCTCAACGCTTCAAAGATCTTCCATTAACAGCTGAAAAAGAATTAGTTAAATATGCTGCTCTTGCTAAAGATGCAGGCGTATTCGCTGGTTCAAACGGCAACCTAAACTACACACAATCTATGCAACGTCAACAAATGGCAGTTGTACTAGTACGTGCTATCAACGAAATCTATGACTTAGATTTAATTGCTGAGTACAAAGAAGCTGGATTCAAGAGCGAAATCTCTGACCTAGGTGCTGCTTTCTCTGCTGAACAACGCGAAGCTATCACTGCTTTAGAATATGCTGAGCTTACAAATGCTGCTAACCTACCTGGTAAAGCATTTAAACCAGCTGATTCAATCACTCGTGGTCAATTCGCTTCATTCCTATACCGTACAATCAACCTTGATATCGCAGTAGATGTAGATGCTACAGTAAAAGCTATCAACAACACAACTGTTGAAGTAACATTTGATGAAGAAGTTGGAAACATCAAAGATCTTGACTTCAAAATTGAAGGTTTAGAAGTTAAAAATGCTGCTGTAAAACAATCTAACAAAAAAGTTGTTGTTTTAACTACAGCTGCTCAAGAAGTAGGTAAAGAATACACTGTAACTTTAAACGGTGAAGAAATCGGTAAATTCAAAGGTGTAGAAGCTGTAATTCCAACTGCTATCGACATCGTTGAAAAATCTCAACAAGAGGTTGTAGGTAACCAAGTAACTGTTAAAGCTAAAGTAACTGTTGCTGAAGGTCAATCTAAAGAAGGTATTCCTGTAACATTCAACATCATCAATAACTATGGTGATAACAGCACAGGTACACTTAACCAACCAATCATTGCTGAAGCAACAACAAATGCAGATGGTGTAGCTACTTATACTTACACTCGTTATGCACAAACTAGCCAACAAATCGCTTCTTCTGATGAAGTACAAGCATACTCAACTGGTAAAGCTTCAGTACGTTCATTTGCAAAAGTATACTGGGCTTCTATTAAACCATTAACAATTACTGAATTAACAACAGGTAACTCAGTAAATAATGGTGCTAAAAAGCAATATAAAATTAAAGCTGCTCTATACCACACAGAAGGCTATACTGCTGCATTCACAGAGAATGGTCAAGTATACCCAGCAGGTAACTACGTAAATATTGCTTACAAAGAAAATATTGATGTAGCACCTGATAAAGCAGTAAAAACTGTAGATGTAATTGATGCGTATGGTAAAAATTTAGGCTATCCAGCTCAATTCACAACATCTTTAGGTGATCAAAACCAAGGTATTAAAGTTGTGAAAATCCCAGTTGATAAAAACGGTGAAGCAATCGTTACATTAACAGGTAGCAATGCTGAATTAACTCCGATTGTGTTTGTAGATAACAAAGAAAATCCACAAAATGCAACAGGTAACCGTGGTCGCTTCAATCCAACTGAGTTATTTGCAGAAGCACCAAAATTAACATTTGGTAAAATCCAAAACTTACAATTAACTTTAGATTCAATTGGAACTGAATATGCAGCTGCTTATATTGGTAGCTTAAATTCAAATGTTTCAACATATACGTATGAAAATGCAGCAGGCGACAAATTATATCGTGATGGAGCAGGTCACCTAGCTATTCTTGCAAATAATGCGGCACTTCCAGCTAATGCAACTTTAATTAACCAAAACAATCCATTACGTGCAGGTGAAATTGTACCAGCAGGATTCACTCAAAAATTCGTTAATACTAACGTTACGGTTCCAGGATTTAACAGTCTTTTCTCAGCTACAAAATCAGTTCACACATACTATAATATTGCTAATGGTGACTCAGCTTCTAAACAATTAGCTGATGCTCTATTCAATGCAGGTGGTCGTGATTATAAAGCTGTATTAAAAGATGAAAAAGGTAATCTTGCACCAACTGGAACACAAGTACGTGTATCCGTAGAAATTGGTTCTGGTGTGAAAACAAATAGCGGTCCTGTTTATTTAGTAGATAAAAACTCTAACTCGATTCACCGTCTAACTGAGAATGCATATAATGTAAATGCAGATAAAGTAGTTGTTAACTTAGCTACTAATGCAAAAGGTGAAGTAGCATTTACTTTAATCGGTGCTAAAGATGCTTACGCAACACCAACTGTATTCACTGAAACAGGTGATAAAGCTGGATTAGATAAAAACGATTTACAACAAGTTGGTGGCATTGCTTACTTCGGTGATGCAATTGTAAAATCAGCTACTTTAACTGTAGATGGTAAAGACGAAAAAACTGTAAGCGTTGGTGATTTAGCTGCATTCACATACCAAACAGTGGATCAAAACAACAAACCATATAACACTTACAATCAATCAAATTTACGTGTAACATTCCAATTCACATCTACATTTGCTGGTGCTGAAGTATATGCAGCAAAAGATGTTGTAAATGGTAAATTAGTTGCTGGTGCAAAACCAATTGGTTATGTAAATATGGGTAGCGCTAATACATCTCCATTCCCAGTTGATGCTGTTGATGGTAAAGCAACAGTTTATGTAAAAGCAACACGTGGTACAACAGTAACTGCAACTGCAAGTGCTAATACTCCATCGTTACCACAAAACTTAACAGCTTCAGCTGTATTTAACTTAAGCAATAATGAAGGTGTACAACCAGGAGTACCTGTAACTGGTAAAGTTATCGCTACAGATCTTGAAAACAATCGTTTATTACTATTATTAAATGATGGTGTAACAGTTCGTGACGTTGACTATAGCGGTGCAAACACTCAATTCTACAAAGGTGGATCTTTAGTTAATATTTCTGAACAAACATTTGAATCTAACAATGGTGCAGATTTACTAGGTAAAGAAGTAACATTCACACTTGCTAAAGATTCAACACCAACAACTGTAAAGAATTCAGATATTTCATCTTCTATTAAGTTTAAAGATGGTGCAAAAATCCATTTAACAAACCCAAATGCAACTTATGATTTCCAAAACCTTACTACTAATAGTGTAGGTAATGCTGAGGATAACACTACAACACCACCTACTAAAGCTAATAAGGTTGATATCTATGTAAATGCAGATAACGTTACAATTAAAAATGCAAATGTATTTGGAAATATTACTGTTGGTGGTCAAGGTTCATCTTCTGATTACCAAGATCAAAAAACTGTACGTAAATTTACAGCTGATAATGTTACATTAAATGGTAACGCATATGTTCACACAAATGCTAAAGAAACATTTAACCTTGTTAATGGTTCAGTATTTGAACGTGTAATCTTAGAAAAAGATGAAAAAGTAGAACTTAAGAATGCTTCAAAAATTGGAGAATTAGTTGTTAAAACTAGTGCATCTATAGTTGCTGGTGACGGCACTGGTACTATTAACTTCATTGCAACTGTTGGATCTGCAAATCTACCTTCAATTGTAACTAATGCTTTAAGTAATACACCAGTTACAGCTGAAACATTAACATCAGTAGTTACAACTTCAGGTGATACAGTTACTTTAACTTTTGCAACTGGATCTAACTTAATAGCTAATGATATTTCAGTAACTGATGGTACAACTACAGGTAGAGGTACTGTAAATGTTACTTCAGCTGATGCTGCAACTGTAACATTTACATCACCAGTTGCTAGTAAGACTCTATATGTAGCACTTACAAAAAATGGTGTTACTAAAGAATACTCAGTAGTAGTGAATCCAACTATTGGTGGTTCAGGTACTATTACGCGTAAATACTAA